One Aphidius gifuensis isolate YNYX2018 linkage group LG3, ASM1490517v1, whole genome shotgun sequence DNA window includes the following coding sequences:
- the LOC122852470 gene encoding peroxidase isoform X2, translating to MIDGTVIVRTQFAGLLFLFVFCGINGVQYQQYNELSSNQDDCALLLQGARRTSAYDYTYNLLRGSPIPQTSSHDCITYDAINRAYLEARERINIAQPESQFWKPEELATVGELLLDISTTLSRWYGLSRDEIHRGLPLIDTSKTLINEVCPAFLNNVECRPGKYRRFDGLCTNLENPTWGSALSPFTRLLPPAFADGINSPRISVTGDDLPLSRVVSRTIHPDDGLHDHAGTVMVIAWGQFMDHDYTLTATPLDPLNRNDPEECCGRSVEKKNPYCNEIRIPDDDYFYRLFNVKCMNFVRAFPGVRPNCRLGSRVPFNLLTGVLDGNTVYGVSEEFANKLRSGYAGLLRMNPVFSEYGLKDLLPLKLDIPDEGCTRPNKSMYCFEAGEIRVNEQLVLTCMHTLMAREHNRAAKALAQVNPHWNDETLFQEARRIVIAEIQHVTYNEFLPILLGKSVMEKFGLILEKNSYWDGYDKTVNPGVLDAFSAAAFRFGHSLLPTAVERWSKAHKFIASKRLSDLIRRPWDLYRAGVFDEYFMGLMNQVAQAMDDSITQEVTNHLFKKVGARFGMDLVSLNMQRGREFGVPGYMEFRRYCGLPEAHTFEELFGTMPNETINRYRSIFQTPEDVDLWSGGVSERPLPDSMLGPTFACVIATQFSVSRRGDRFWYELPNQPSSFTIDQLNEIRKARLARLICDNTDLIDTLQLYPMVLPDHEINPRVPCKSGIIPSIDFSKWAEFPSSGHASQYHAAQELPLGRIHLPGGYFNGAFNGFFDSIGKVSSYFGYPDK from the exons atgattgacgg aACTGTCATTGTACGAACACAGTTTGCAGGACTgctgtttttatttgtattttgtgGAATAAATGGAGTtcaatatcaacaatataatGAATTGTCATCAAATCAAGATGACTGTGCATTGTTACTACAAGGAGCCAGAAGAACAAGTGCCTATGATTATACATACAATCTTCTACGAGGAAGTCc taTACCACAAACAAGTTCTCATGATTGCATTACTTATGATGCTATCAATCGAGCCTATCTTGAAGCAAGAGAACGCATCa ATATTGCTCAGCCTGAATCACAATTTTGGAAACCAGAAGAATTAGCAACTGTTGGTGAATTGTTACTTGATATATCAACAACATTATCAAGATGGTATGGTTTATCAAGAGATGAAATTCACAGAGGTTTACCACTAATTGATACATCAAAAACACTTATTAATGAAGTTTGTCcagcatttttaaataatgtagaATGTCGTCCAGGTAAATATAGACGTTTTGATGGATTATGTACTAATTTAGAAAATCCAACATGGGGTTCAGCATTATCACCATTTacaag aTTATTGCCCCCAGCATTTGCTGATGGAATAAATTCTCCAAGAATTTCAGTAACTGGTGATGACTTACCTTTGTCACGTGTTGTATCAAGAACAATACATCCTGATGATGGTTTACATGATCATGCTGGAACAGTTATGGTTATTGCATGGGGACAATTTATGGATCATGACTATACTTTAACAGCTACACCacttg atCCATTGAATAGAAATGATCCTGAAGAATGTTGTGGTAGatcagtagaaaaaaaaaatccatactGCAATGAAATAAGAATTcctgatgatgattatttttatagattatttaatgttaaatgtATGAATTTTGTACGTGCATTTCCAGGAGTTAGACCAAATTGTCGTCTTGGTTCACGTGTACCATTTAATTTGCTAACTGGTGTTTTAGATGGTAATACTGTTTATGGTGTTAGTGAAGAATTTGCAAA taaacTTAGATCGGGTTATGCTGGTTTACTACGAATGAATCCAGTATTTTCAGAGTATGGTCTTAAAGATTTGTTACCCCTAAAACTTGACATTCCAGATGAAGGATGTACACgaccaaataaatcaatgtatTGCTTTGAAGcag gTGAAATACGAGTTAATGAACAGCTTGTATTAACTTGCATGCATACACTAATGGCAAGAGAACATAATAGAGCAGCAAAAGCTTTGGCACAAGTTAATCCACATTGGAATGATGAGACACTTTTTCAAGAGGCACGACGTATTGTCATTGCTGAAATTCAACATGTTActtataatgaatttttaccaattttacTTGGTAAAAGTGTTATGGAAAAATTTGGATTAAtactagaaaaaaat AGCTACTGGGATGGTTATGATAAAACTGTTAATCCAGGTGTATTAGATGCATTTTCAGCTGCTGCATTTAGATTTGGACATTCACTACTTCCTACAGCTGTTGAAAGATGGAGTAAAGCTCATAAATTTattg catCAAAAAGATTATCTGATCTTATAAGACGTCCATGGGATCTTTATCGTGCTGGTgtatttgatgaatattttatggGTCTTATGAATCAAGTTGCACAAGCTATGGATGATTCAATAACTCAAGAA GTtacaaatcatttatttaaaaaagttggtGCTAGATTTGGTATGGATCTTGTTTCTTTAAACATGCAAAGAGGAAGAGAATTTGGTGTACCAGGTTATATGGAATTTAGAAGATACTGTGGTCTTCCAGAGGCACATACATTTGAAGAACTTTTTGGTACAATGCCAAATGAAACTATCAATCGTTATCGTTCAATTTTcca aACTCCTGAAGATGTTGATTTGTGGTCTGGTGGTGTATCAGAAAGACCTCTTCCAGATAGTATGTTAGGACCAACATTTGCTTGTGTAATTGCTACACAATTTAGTGTATCTCGTCGTGGTGATAGATTTTGGTATGAACTTCCAAATCAACCATCATCATTTACAAttg atCAATTGAATGAAATTCGTAAAGCAAGATTAGCCAGACTTATTTGTGACAATACTGATTTAATTGATACACTACAACTTTATCCAATGGTTCTTCCTGATCATGAAAt aaaTCCAAGAGTACCTTGTAAAAGTGGAATTATTCCAAGTATTGATTTTAGTAAATGGGCTGAGTTTCCAAGTTCTGGTCATGCTTCACAATAt CACGCTGCACAGGAACTTCCATTGGGTAGAATACATTTACCAGGTGGATATTTCAATGGTGCCTTCAATGGATTTTTCGATAGTATTGGCAAAGTATCATCTTACTTTGGATAtcctgataaataa
- the LOC122852470 gene encoding myeloperoxidase isoform X1 — protein sequence MIDGTVIVRTQFAGLLFLFVFCGINGVQYQQYNELSSNQDDCALLLQGARRTSAYDYTYNLLRGSPIPQTSSHDCITYDAINRAYLEARERINIAQPESQFWKPEELATVGELLLDISTTLSRWYGLSRDEIHRGLPLIDTSKTLINEVCPAFLNNVECRPGKYRRFDGLCTNLENPTWGSALSPFTRLLPPAFADGINSPRISVTGDDLPLSRVVSRTIHPDDGLHDHAGTVMVIAWGQFMDHDYTLTATPLDPLNRNDPEECCGRSVEKKNPYCNEIRIPDDDYFYRLFNVKCMNFVRAFPGVRPNCRLGSRVPFNLLTGVLDGNTVYGVSEEFANKLRSGYAGLLRMNPVFSEYGLKDLLPLKLDIPDEGCTRPNKSMYCFEAGEIRVNEQLVLTCMHTLMAREHNRAAKALAQVNPHWNDETLFQEARRIVIAEIQHVTYNEFLPILLGKSVMEKFGLILEKNSYWDGYDKTVNPGVLDAFSAAAFRFGHSLLPTAVERWSKAHKFIASKRLSDLIRRPWDLYRAGVFDEYFMGLMNQVAQAMDDSITQEVTNHLFKKVGARFGMDLVSLNMQRGREFGVPGYMEFRRYCGLPEAHTFEELFGTMPNETINRYRSIFQTPEDVDLWSGGVSERPLPDSMLGPTFACVIATQFSVSRRGDRFWYELPNQPSSFTIDQLNEIRKARLARLICDNTDLIDTLQLYPMVLPDHEINPRVPCKSGIIPSIDFSKWAEFPSSGHASQYNNESNSLRNQSSSSEFLLEKKSLNLNNNSSVNSQPTNRLTKIHNDLFYPSMEKNKISILTEILKPSNKFSSINSLNRLKRSTENRNVPLKLDELNDNIYSPSRLSIEEEIKNLDEQIKKSQKGLSNDYDVQIPEIKEIQLPKIIQDDNNNTYNYYDEINPIEASEIDDLNSFLPSKAEYLDEKIIPYNEKNINNDENNNPVYVNLQDHQINIGILKKKNNNYPSIDVVAYNPDNIPYVEVPDYSDNREESLDEDDRQVTKDKYQNVDDLDNDAVDPDQLIKKVGKRPETQTKSESIRNNENGNLINTNKKNSLIKFINKHNNERKFPNKNEDVRSEEERHDENKKIQSTVDDKGYYKKNNNEEINQDNNFKNIDFNINDYKQPFNLDKFLSEIFNADESSKKRDKFTSQKESDSSKNNDNNYYYDDDDNGDSEEVIDREGYADENEDQFEPIEYNYSDEKLYEPVDEKKRVKFDNHDDSTSRYFNDESVEEKSQEYYDNIDENLNESFVN from the exons atgattgacgg aACTGTCATTGTACGAACACAGTTTGCAGGACTgctgtttttatttgtattttgtgGAATAAATGGAGTtcaatatcaacaatataatGAATTGTCATCAAATCAAGATGACTGTGCATTGTTACTACAAGGAGCCAGAAGAACAAGTGCCTATGATTATACATACAATCTTCTACGAGGAAGTCc taTACCACAAACAAGTTCTCATGATTGCATTACTTATGATGCTATCAATCGAGCCTATCTTGAAGCAAGAGAACGCATCa ATATTGCTCAGCCTGAATCACAATTTTGGAAACCAGAAGAATTAGCAACTGTTGGTGAATTGTTACTTGATATATCAACAACATTATCAAGATGGTATGGTTTATCAAGAGATGAAATTCACAGAGGTTTACCACTAATTGATACATCAAAAACACTTATTAATGAAGTTTGTCcagcatttttaaataatgtagaATGTCGTCCAGGTAAATATAGACGTTTTGATGGATTATGTACTAATTTAGAAAATCCAACATGGGGTTCAGCATTATCACCATTTacaag aTTATTGCCCCCAGCATTTGCTGATGGAATAAATTCTCCAAGAATTTCAGTAACTGGTGATGACTTACCTTTGTCACGTGTTGTATCAAGAACAATACATCCTGATGATGGTTTACATGATCATGCTGGAACAGTTATGGTTATTGCATGGGGACAATTTATGGATCATGACTATACTTTAACAGCTACACCacttg atCCATTGAATAGAAATGATCCTGAAGAATGTTGTGGTAGatcagtagaaaaaaaaaatccatactGCAATGAAATAAGAATTcctgatgatgattatttttatagattatttaatgttaaatgtATGAATTTTGTACGTGCATTTCCAGGAGTTAGACCAAATTGTCGTCTTGGTTCACGTGTACCATTTAATTTGCTAACTGGTGTTTTAGATGGTAATACTGTTTATGGTGTTAGTGAAGAATTTGCAAA taaacTTAGATCGGGTTATGCTGGTTTACTACGAATGAATCCAGTATTTTCAGAGTATGGTCTTAAAGATTTGTTACCCCTAAAACTTGACATTCCAGATGAAGGATGTACACgaccaaataaatcaatgtatTGCTTTGAAGcag gTGAAATACGAGTTAATGAACAGCTTGTATTAACTTGCATGCATACACTAATGGCAAGAGAACATAATAGAGCAGCAAAAGCTTTGGCACAAGTTAATCCACATTGGAATGATGAGACACTTTTTCAAGAGGCACGACGTATTGTCATTGCTGAAATTCAACATGTTActtataatgaatttttaccaattttacTTGGTAAAAGTGTTATGGAAAAATTTGGATTAAtactagaaaaaaat AGCTACTGGGATGGTTATGATAAAACTGTTAATCCAGGTGTATTAGATGCATTTTCAGCTGCTGCATTTAGATTTGGACATTCACTACTTCCTACAGCTGTTGAAAGATGGAGTAAAGCTCATAAATTTattg catCAAAAAGATTATCTGATCTTATAAGACGTCCATGGGATCTTTATCGTGCTGGTgtatttgatgaatattttatggGTCTTATGAATCAAGTTGCACAAGCTATGGATGATTCAATAACTCAAGAA GTtacaaatcatttatttaaaaaagttggtGCTAGATTTGGTATGGATCTTGTTTCTTTAAACATGCAAAGAGGAAGAGAATTTGGTGTACCAGGTTATATGGAATTTAGAAGATACTGTGGTCTTCCAGAGGCACATACATTTGAAGAACTTTTTGGTACAATGCCAAATGAAACTATCAATCGTTATCGTTCAATTTTcca aACTCCTGAAGATGTTGATTTGTGGTCTGGTGGTGTATCAGAAAGACCTCTTCCAGATAGTATGTTAGGACCAACATTTGCTTGTGTAATTGCTACACAATTTAGTGTATCTCGTCGTGGTGATAGATTTTGGTATGAACTTCCAAATCAACCATCATCATTTACAAttg atCAATTGAATGAAATTCGTAAAGCAAGATTAGCCAGACTTATTTGTGACAATACTGATTTAATTGATACACTACAACTTTATCCAATGGTTCTTCCTGATCATGAAAt aaaTCCAAGAGTACCTTGTAAAAGTGGAATTATTCCAAGTATTGATTTTAGTAAATGGGCTGAGTTTCCAAGTTCTGGTCATGCTTCACAATAt aataaTGAAAGCAATTCATTGAGGAATCAATCAAGTTCTtctgaatttttattggaaaaaaaatcattaaatttgaataataattcctCGGTTAATTCACAACCAACTAATCGTCTAACAAAAATTcacaatgatttattttatccatcaatggaaaaaaataaaatatcaatactaacagaaattttaaaaccatcaaataaattttcatcaataaattcactAAATCGTTTAAAACGATCAACTGAAAATAGAAATGTTCCTCTGAAATTAgatgaattaaatgataatatttattcaccaTCAAGATTGAGTATTGAAGaggagataaaaaatttagatgaacaaataaaaaaatcacaaaaaggTTTATCAAATGATTATGATGTTCAGATaccagaaataaaagaaattcagttaccaaaaattattcaagatgataataataatacatataattattatgatgaaataaatcCAATTGAAGCAAgtgaaattgatgatttaaatagttttttaccATCAAAAGCTGAATACttggatgaaaaaataattccatataatgaaaaaaatataaataatgatgaaaataataatccagtTTATGTTAATCTTCAGGATCATCAGATAAATAtaggtattttaaaaaaaaaaaataataattatccatCAATTGATGTGGTAGCTTATAATCCTGATAATATTCCATATGTTGAAGTACCAGATTATAGTGATAATCGTGAGGAAAGTCTTGATGAAGACGATAGACAAGTTACCAAGGATAAGTACCAAAATGTTGATGATCTGGACAATGACGCCGTTGACCctgatcaattaataaaaaaagtgggGAAACGTCCGGAAACTCAAACAAAAAGTGAAAGTATAAGAAACAACGAGAATGGCAATttgataaatacaaataaaaaaaattccttgatcaagtttattaataaacacaatAATGAAAGGAAGTTTCCAAATAAGAATGAAGATGTGAGGTCAGAAGAGGAACGACATgatgaaaataagaaaattcaaAGTACAGTAGACGACAAaggatattataaaaaaaataataatgaagaaattaatcaagataataattttaaaaatattgattttaatattaatgattataaacAACCATTtaatcttgataaatttttaagtgaaatatttaatgctgatgaatcaagtaaaaaaagagataaatttACAAGCCAAAAAGAATCTGATTCAAGTAAAaacaatgacaataattattattacgatgatgatgataatggtgaTAGTGAAGAGGTGATTGATCGTGAAGGATATGCTGATGAAAATGAAGATCAATTTGAaccaattgaatataattacagtgatgaaaaattatatgaaccagtggatgaaaaaaagagagtaaaatttgataatcatGATGATTCAACAAGCCGTTATTTCAATGATGAATCTGTTGAAGAAAAATCACAagaatattatgataatattgatgaaaatttaaatgaatcatttgtcaattaa
- the LOC122852512 gene encoding eclosion hormone has translation MYEIAMRISTRFVLLMIAAFVIVILSTTTSASVPTVGICIRNCAQCKKMYGDYFSGPRCADDCVKFKGKTIPDCEDTDSIASYIHALEEN, from the exons ATGTACGAAATCg CCATGAGAATATCAACTCGATTTGTTCTGCTGATGATTGCTGCCTTTGTCATCGTGATCTTGAGTACAACAACAAGTGCAAGTGTTCCAACTGTTG GTATCTGCATAAGAAACTGTGCACAGTGCAAGAAAATGTATGGAGATTACTTTAGTGGACCACGGTGTGCAGATGACTGCGTCAAGTTCAAGGGTAAAACAATTCCGGATTGCGAGGACACCGACTCAATTGCATCGTACATTCATGCACTTGAAGAAAACTAG